One segment of Vidua macroura isolate BioBank_ID:100142 chromosome 24, ASM2450914v1, whole genome shotgun sequence DNA contains the following:
- the LOC128818675 gene encoding bile acid receptor-like isoform X2 has protein sequence MKQCSWEQSMANTFVTVPDGYGLPEPIQYYDVLPEHINYQLQDPDFQAAPYCQYSAVPVPALQPQPGPAPYGSYSLDPPYDGPCVGSSCELSKGPFLPPHGEDGGYQGLKRPRLNHSVRLKGQEELCVVCGDKASGYHYNALTCEGCKGFFRRSITKNAVYRCKSGGHCEMDMYMRRKCQECRLKKCRAVGMLAECLLTEVQCKSKRLRKNFKQKSSFLCNIKLEDEGLNSKQVSSTTRSGKIPEKMELTPGEHQLLDHIVAAHQKYTIPLEEARKFLQETASPEESFLHLSETAVVHVQVLVDFTKRLPGFESLASEDQIALLKGSTVEAMFLRSAQIYNQRMSECQPSTSESHVRLSDHGTCCHVQNLDKTNIYSMEMCHNKERPTSTTTTGITEEFITALFYFYRTMGELKVTETEYALLVATTVFFSDRPLLRDKRHVEELQEPLLGILYKHSKLQHPRDPQRFARLLGRLTELRSLRHAHAGALRARDPRLAAPLRDLWDLH, from the exons ATGAAGcagtgcagctgggagcagagcatgGCCAACACGTTTGTCACCGTCCCTGACGGGTACGGCCTTCCCGAGCCCATCCAGTACTACG ATGTTTTACCGGAGCACATCAACTACCAGCTGCAGGACCCGGATTTCCAGGCTGCCCCGTACTGCCAGTActcagcagtgccagtgccagccctgcagccgcagcccggcccggccccgtaCGGCTCCTACAGCCTGGACCCCCCGTATGACGGGCCCTGCGTCGGCAGCAGCTGCGAGCTCAGCAAGGGCCCCTTCCTGCCTCCCCACGGGGAGGACGGGGGGTACCAGGGGCTCAAGAGGCCCAGGTTAAACCACTCGGTGAGGCtgaaggggcaggaggagctgtgcgTGGTGTGTGGGGACAAAGCCTCGGGGTACCACTACAACGCACTGACCTGCGAGGGCTGCAAAG GCTTCTTCCGCCGCAGCATCACCAAGAACGCCGTGTACCGCTGCAAGAGCGGGGGGCACTGCGAGATGGACATGTACATGAGGAGGAAGTGCCAGGAGTGCCGCCTCAAGaagtgcagagctgtgggaatgCTGGCAGAAT GTTTGCTGACTGAAGTCCAGTGCAAGTCAAAGCGACTCAGGAAGAATTTCAAGCAGAAGAGCAGTTTCCTTTGCAACATAAAGCTGGAAGATGAGGGACTGAATAGTAAGCAAGTATCATCTACAACAAGATCTGGAAAA aTCCCAGAGAAGATGGAACTTACTCCAGGAGAACATCAGCTTCTTGACCACATTGTAGCAGCACACCAAAAATACACAATTCCCCTTGAGGAAGCCAGGAAGTTT CTACAGGAAACTGCAAGTCCTGAGGAAAGTTTCCTCCACCTGTCTGAGACAGCTGTTGTCCATGTCCAGGTGTTGGTGGATTTCACAAAAAGACTCCCAG GGTTTGAGAGTTTAGCCAGTGAGGACCAGATTGCTCTGCTGAAAGGGTCCACAGTGGAGGCGATGTTCTTGAGATCAGCCCAAATTTACAACCAAAGAATGAGCGAGTGCCAGCCATCAACCAGTGAAA GTCATGTAAGACTTTCTGATCACGGGACATGTTGCCATGTTCAAAACCTTGATAAAACCAATATTTATTCCATGGAAATGTGTCACAATAAAGAGAGACCAACTTCTACTACTACCACAG gcATAACTGAGGAGTTCATCACCGCCCTGTTCTACTTCTACAGAACCATGGGGGAACTCAAAGTGACCGAGACCGAATACGCTCTGCTCGTGGCCACAACAGTGTTCTTTTCAG ACCGCCCGCTGCTGAGGGACAAGCGCCatgtggaggagctgcaggagccgcTGCTGGGGATCCTGTACAAGCACTCGAAGCTGCAGCACCCGCGGGACCCGCAGCGCTTCGCGCGGCTGCTGGGGCGCCTCACGGAGCTCCGCTCGCTCCGCCACGCCCACGCGGGGGCGCTGCGCGCGCGGGACCCGCGCCTGGCCGCGCCGCTGCGCGACCTCTGGGACCTCCACTAG
- the LOC128818675 gene encoding bile acid receptor-like isoform X1 translates to MKQCSWEQSMANTFVTVPDGYGLPEPIQYYDVLPEHINYQLQDPDFQAAPYCQYSAVPVPALQPQPGPAPYGSYSLDPPYDGPCVGSSCELSKGPFLPPHGEDGGYQGLKRPRLNHSVRLKGQEELCVVCGDKASGYHYNALTCEGCKGFFRRSITKNAVYRCKSGGHCEMDMYMRRKCQECRLKKCRAVGMLAECLLTEVQCKSKRLRKNFKQKSSFLCNIKLEDEGLNSKQVSSTTRSGKQIPEKMELTPGEHQLLDHIVAAHQKYTIPLEEARKFLQETASPEESFLHLSETAVVHVQVLVDFTKRLPGFESLASEDQIALLKGSTVEAMFLRSAQIYNQRMSECQPSTSESHVRLSDHGTCCHVQNLDKTNIYSMEMCHNKERPTSTTTTGITEEFITALFYFYRTMGELKVTETEYALLVATTVFFSDRPLLRDKRHVEELQEPLLGILYKHSKLQHPRDPQRFARLLGRLTELRSLRHAHAGALRARDPRLAAPLRDLWDLH, encoded by the exons ATGAAGcagtgcagctgggagcagagcatgGCCAACACGTTTGTCACCGTCCCTGACGGGTACGGCCTTCCCGAGCCCATCCAGTACTACG ATGTTTTACCGGAGCACATCAACTACCAGCTGCAGGACCCGGATTTCCAGGCTGCCCCGTACTGCCAGTActcagcagtgccagtgccagccctgcagccgcagcccggcccggccccgtaCGGCTCCTACAGCCTGGACCCCCCGTATGACGGGCCCTGCGTCGGCAGCAGCTGCGAGCTCAGCAAGGGCCCCTTCCTGCCTCCCCACGGGGAGGACGGGGGGTACCAGGGGCTCAAGAGGCCCAGGTTAAACCACTCGGTGAGGCtgaaggggcaggaggagctgtgcgTGGTGTGTGGGGACAAAGCCTCGGGGTACCACTACAACGCACTGACCTGCGAGGGCTGCAAAG GCTTCTTCCGCCGCAGCATCACCAAGAACGCCGTGTACCGCTGCAAGAGCGGGGGGCACTGCGAGATGGACATGTACATGAGGAGGAAGTGCCAGGAGTGCCGCCTCAAGaagtgcagagctgtgggaatgCTGGCAGAAT GTTTGCTGACTGAAGTCCAGTGCAAGTCAAAGCGACTCAGGAAGAATTTCAAGCAGAAGAGCAGTTTCCTTTGCAACATAAAGCTGGAAGATGAGGGACTGAATAGTAAGCAAGTATCATCTACAACAAGATCTGGAAAA cagaTCCCAGAGAAGATGGAACTTACTCCAGGAGAACATCAGCTTCTTGACCACATTGTAGCAGCACACCAAAAATACACAATTCCCCTTGAGGAAGCCAGGAAGTTT CTACAGGAAACTGCAAGTCCTGAGGAAAGTTTCCTCCACCTGTCTGAGACAGCTGTTGTCCATGTCCAGGTGTTGGTGGATTTCACAAAAAGACTCCCAG GGTTTGAGAGTTTAGCCAGTGAGGACCAGATTGCTCTGCTGAAAGGGTCCACAGTGGAGGCGATGTTCTTGAGATCAGCCCAAATTTACAACCAAAGAATGAGCGAGTGCCAGCCATCAACCAGTGAAA GTCATGTAAGACTTTCTGATCACGGGACATGTTGCCATGTTCAAAACCTTGATAAAACCAATATTTATTCCATGGAAATGTGTCACAATAAAGAGAGACCAACTTCTACTACTACCACAG gcATAACTGAGGAGTTCATCACCGCCCTGTTCTACTTCTACAGAACCATGGGGGAACTCAAAGTGACCGAGACCGAATACGCTCTGCTCGTGGCCACAACAGTGTTCTTTTCAG ACCGCCCGCTGCTGAGGGACAAGCGCCatgtggaggagctgcaggagccgcTGCTGGGGATCCTGTACAAGCACTCGAAGCTGCAGCACCCGCGGGACCCGCAGCGCTTCGCGCGGCTGCTGGGGCGCCTCACGGAGCTCCGCTCGCTCCGCCACGCCCACGCGGGGGCGCTGCGCGCGCGGGACCCGCGCCTGGCCGCGCCGCTGCGCGACCTCTGGGACCTCCACTAG